From Pigmentibacter ruber, a single genomic window includes:
- a CDS encoding stress-induced protein, KGG, repeat-containing protein translates to MSYKIQSQSNNFSNKKAYSEKINNKFLRKNSDNYRPMSAEEIARKGGKLTSHIHGKEFYRQIGLKSAQLRIKKIREPIYSED, encoded by the coding sequence ATGTCTTATAAAATACAGTCTCAGAGCAATAATTTTAGTAATAAAAAAGCTTATTCTGAAAAAATAAATAATAAATTTTTGAGGAAAAATAGCGATAATTATAGACCAATGTCGGCGGAAGAAATTGCACGTAAAGGCGGCAAATTAACATCGCACATTCATGGTAAAGAATTTTATCGACAAATTGGCCTTAAAAGTGCTCAATTAAGAATAAAAAAAATTAGAGAGCCAATTTATAGTGAGGATTAG
- a CDS encoding GAF domain-containing protein, which yields MSIIIKNNYEYCEKLEVNLTNIFQSDAVLIGINLVIGKILFASESYYNLFSFEIYGKDIENVFSQRSIQKLTNFSSKFKLYNNKSRVLVNLEIYLKNYLVNIPSFMFFSGSVLCIEFQSNFDRLNYCFDEINYQEILQYITESKDSINVLSNNLCKYISEVTGFERTYFCEFLQNNHGIIKANYFSNGLESIINHHYPATDLPMSVREIYIKNKFRIIYNVDYIPVPIKGCNNKIDLTYSIFRDISSIHLDYLRNMSLKSSSSFSIVIDGKLKGLIGSHSKNKNYTPIEVLPKIQLLVDALSVRIKQLRNNIIRKIEIEHKSSIDDFVLSYEKSQCNFEKMSNKNFEILKEIFNANLLFYRFNNKSETNSLIPTEFIDEVLKKLKKYKIRNIYVFDSLVTFNPIFYKWSKSVGAGILVINLSNDLSNFIVLIRKEESQTLKWSGNPDELDLFLEDEKIINPRRSFNTWLQDINHKCKQWTMKDYEIALKLHSQLILTRSNFLNHIQMNKEIKFFETLN from the coding sequence ATGAGTATAATTATTAAAAATAATTATGAATATTGCGAAAAACTAGAAGTTAATTTAACTAATATATTCCAATCAGACGCCGTATTAATAGGAATAAATTTAGTGATAGGGAAAATATTATTTGCTTCTGAGAGCTATTATAATTTATTTAGCTTTGAGATATATGGCAAAGATATTGAAAATGTTTTTAGCCAAAGATCAATACAAAAATTAACAAATTTTTCTAGTAAATTTAAATTATATAATAATAAGTCAAGAGTTCTTGTAAACTTAGAAATTTACTTAAAAAACTATCTAGTTAATATACCTTCTTTTATGTTTTTCTCAGGGTCTGTTTTATGTATTGAGTTTCAAAGTAACTTTGACAGACTTAATTATTGTTTTGACGAAATAAATTACCAAGAAATACTTCAATATATAACAGAATCAAAAGATAGTATAAATGTATTAAGCAATAATCTATGCAAATATATTTCTGAAGTAACAGGCTTTGAAAGGACCTATTTTTGTGAATTTTTGCAAAATAATCATGGAATTATCAAGGCAAATTATTTTTCTAATGGGTTAGAAAGTATTATAAATCATCATTATCCAGCTACTGATCTTCCCATGTCAGTAAGAGAGATATACATAAAAAATAAGTTTAGAATAATTTACAACGTTGATTATATTCCAGTACCAATTAAAGGTTGCAATAATAAGATTGATTTAACATATTCTATTTTTAGAGATATATCTTCTATACATCTTGATTACTTAAGAAATATGAGCCTAAAATCATCTTCCTCATTTTCTATTGTAATTGATGGTAAGCTTAAAGGACTGATTGGATCTCATTCTAAAAATAAGAACTATACTCCAATTGAAGTTTTACCTAAAATTCAACTATTAGTTGATGCTCTTTCAGTTAGAATAAAACAACTTAGAAATAATATTATAAGAAAGATAGAAATTGAGCATAAATCATCTATAGATGATTTTGTGTTATCATATGAAAAATCTCAATGTAATTTTGAGAAAATGTCTAATAAAAATTTTGAAATATTAAAAGAAATATTTAATGCAAATTTATTGTTCTATAGATTTAATAATAAATCGGAAACAAACTCTTTAATTCCAACAGAATTTATAGATGAAGTACTTAAAAAATTAAAAAAATATAAAATTAGAAATATTTATGTTTTTGATAGTTTGGTTACATTTAATCCAATATTTTATAAATGGTCAAAATCTGTTGGAGCTGGGATTCTCGTTATTAATTTAAGTAATGATTTATCAAATTTTATAGTTTTAATAAGAAAAGAAGAGAGCCAGACTTTAAAATGGAGTGGAAACCCAGATGAATTAGACCTTTTTTTGGAAGATGAGAAGATAATAAATCCTAGAAGATCATTTAATACATGGCTACAAGATATAAATCATAAGTGTAAACAATGGACTATGAAGGATTATGAAATTGCCCTAAAACTGCATAGTCAACTAATTTTAACTCGTTCAAATTTTTTGAATCATATTCAAATGAATAAGGAAATTAAATTTTTTGAAACTTTAAACTAG
- a CDS encoding biliverdin-producing heme oxygenase, producing MAQNEYSLSFHELLKLETSKIHKEIDFFVKINTPKPSISDYIDYIVVMYKVIAPLEKISLKFIESESSFPKVTKKNKTESLILDLKNLEIDLNKINFSIFFPEVKSFEEVLGCLYVVEGSSIGSQIIYKKLYSLYGEELKNKMNYLSEIGRDSFKNWIFFIEYLENYVTSFPDKKNIIIKSAIDTFNCFKIEFKNVIT from the coding sequence ATGGCTCAAAATGAGTATTCATTAAGTTTTCATGAATTGTTAAAATTAGAAACTTCAAAAATTCATAAGGAAATCGATTTTTTTGTGAAAATTAATACTCCCAAGCCTTCGATAAGTGATTATATAGATTATATTGTTGTGATGTACAAAGTAATCGCTCCTTTAGAGAAAATTTCTTTAAAATTTATTGAATCTGAAAGTTCTTTCCCAAAGGTGACTAAAAAAAATAAAACAGAAAGCTTAATACTAGATTTAAAAAATCTTGAAATTGATTTAAATAAAATTAATTTTTCTATATTTTTTCCTGAAGTTAAATCCTTTGAAGAGGTCTTAGGATGTTTATATGTAGTAGAAGGATCTTCCATTGGATCTCAAATTATTTATAAGAAGCTTTATTCGCTTTATGGGGAAGAATTAAAAAATAAGATGAATTATTTAAGTGAAATAGGAAGAGATTCTTTTAAAAATTGGATTTTTTTTATTGAATATTTAGAAAACTATGTAACATCTTTTCCTGATAAAAAAAATATTATAATAAAATCCGCAATAGATACATTTAATTGCTTTAAAATTGAATTCAAAAATGTAATTACATAG
- a CDS encoding SemiSWEET family transporter yields MNRKTIDFLVMAIGLFGNTMFYVQAFKIFELKSADAVSLNAFLISLLALAGWAYYGFYLKNTPLIVANLFGAFGTILVLSGIYMYS; encoded by the coding sequence ATGAATAGAAAAACTATTGATTTTCTGGTTATGGCAATTGGTCTTTTTGGTAATACAATGTTTTACGTTCAAGCGTTTAAAATATTTGAACTGAAGTCTGCTGATGCAGTGTCTCTAAATGCATTTTTAATAAGTCTACTTGCCCTTGCAGGCTGGGCTTACTATGGTTTTTATCTAAAAAATACTCCCCTTATAGTAGCAAATTTATTTGGTGCATTTGGTACAATATTAGTTTTATCAGGAATTTACATGTATTCCTAA
- a CDS encoding SRPBCC family protein → MTSSAENTINDHVLVYCRPELLYKFWLNLENLPLFMEHLKEVRKKDELNSTWTAKAPLGASVSWEATIMEKVPNEKIVWQSLPNSDVYNYGRVSFKYAIICEDPLPIYATLLEVFILYKPPLGTLGEKISSFFGENPKQQISIDLKSLKEGIENNKYMV, encoded by the coding sequence ATGACTTCTTCAGCTGAAAATACTATTAATGATCACGTCCTCGTCTATTGTAGACCAGAACTTCTTTATAAGTTCTGGCTTAATTTAGAAAATTTACCTCTTTTTATGGAGCACCTAAAAGAGGTCAGAAAAAAAGATGAATTAAATTCTACATGGACAGCGAAAGCTCCTTTAGGGGCATCTGTATCTTGGGAGGCAACCATTATGGAAAAAGTACCAAATGAGAAAATTGTTTGGCAATCACTCCCAAATTCAGACGTTTATAATTATGGAAGAGTGTCTTTCAAATATGCTATTATTTGCGAAGATCCTCTTCCAATTTATGCTACCTTATTAGAAGTTTTTATTCTTTACAAACCGCCGCTCGGAACTCTGGGAGAAAAAATAAGTTCTTTTTTTGGTGAAAATCCAAAACAGCAGATTTCAATTGATTTGAAAAGTCTCAAAGAAGGAATCGAAAACAATAAATATATGGTTTGA
- a CDS encoding ZrgA family zinc uptake protein produces MIKSCINLIVTSTLILSPIATLSSYSKTQKLGTSHHNKAEVDIAIGLFNSKKVNIQIRIPAKEAYGFEGKTQTAEQDEKVRATDNIIREKISQIVAFPKEADCKYQIEEIENFEVASEKFDLPEKGERKKGNVSYWILKADVNAYCNKVMDNQKVVIDFSKDFREINKIFVTLIGDKKRKVTIHKPSGEVYL; encoded by the coding sequence ATGATTAAAAGCTGTATAAATTTAATAGTTACTTCTACCCTAATTCTCTCGCCAATTGCAACATTATCTTCCTATAGTAAAACTCAAAAACTAGGCACTTCACATCATAATAAAGCTGAAGTCGACATAGCTATTGGCCTTTTTAATTCAAAAAAAGTAAATATTCAGATACGAATACCAGCAAAAGAAGCATATGGATTTGAAGGAAAAACGCAAACAGCAGAGCAAGACGAAAAAGTTAGAGCTACAGATAATATTATACGCGAAAAAATTTCGCAGATTGTCGCATTCCCAAAAGAAGCAGATTGCAAATATCAAATTGAAGAGATTGAAAATTTTGAAGTAGCATCAGAAAAGTTTGATTTACCAGAAAAAGGAGAACGAAAAAAAGGTAATGTTTCATATTGGATATTAAAAGCAGACGTAAATGCTTATTGCAATAAAGTAATGGATAACCAAAAAGTTGTTATTGATTTTTCTAAAGACTTCAGAGAAATCAATAAAATATTTGTTACTTTAATTGGTGATAAAAAGAGAAAGGTGACTATTCATAAACCATCTGGAGAAGTTTATCTTTAA
- a CDS encoding CBS domain-containing protein, whose translation MIVSDIMTKDPVVCTPEVTLLKCAQLMSEYDCGEIPVVNTIEEKKILGVITDRDITYRGVAKNLIPSSSIVEECMSKIKYTLSKDDSLEKCIKIMADNQVRRLPVVDENFSCIGIVSQAQISRFCSNTTSGNLLREISTP comes from the coding sequence ATGATTGTATCTGATATTATGACCAAAGATCCTGTCGTATGCACGCCCGAAGTTACTTTGCTAAAATGCGCTCAATTAATGTCTGAATATGATTGTGGAGAAATTCCTGTTGTAAATACAATTGAGGAGAAAAAAATATTGGGAGTTATAACTGATAGAGATATAACATATAGAGGAGTAGCAAAAAATTTAATTCCCTCTTCTTCAATTGTTGAAGAATGTATGAGTAAAATTAAATATACTTTAAGTAAAGATGATAGCTTGGAAAAATGCATTAAAATAATGGCTGATAATCAAGTTAGAAGATTGCCAGTGGTAGATGAAAATTTTTCTTGTATTGGAATTGTTTCTCAAGCACAAATCTCGAGATTTTGTTCAAATACAACGAGCGGTAATTTATTAAGAGAAATTTCTACCCCATAG
- a CDS encoding SGNH/GDSL hydrolase family protein, giving the protein MICSKSIFIASSIMLSINLQGCARLFKKDDSHPQLSEYSSQFNSVVIFGDSLSDTGNIDLLSRAAKDIPGSGVSKAYPISPPYKEGRFSNGEIWVDKFLRDLKLSPPSSHDCFFNININRACNFAIGGSSTSSMQNSENILFKKITDFFKNDFVTNYLKKFQILMKIGVKEMIKEYLKINKPDDYALNHTLYVIWAGGNDYLQKADPSLTVNNIIESIKIISDYSPSNDKKYFLIPNLPDLGKTPYAIKRTEEIEILTDRSYKHNSILNEQLEFLENQPQYKDKIVIIKLKIENLFKEIISSPASYGFKKVNEACYSKNYSENDGNICSKPEEYLFWDEIHPSTRAHCLIANLAEKALIDAQLLKNLIINDNECNSKKDS; this is encoded by the coding sequence ATGATTTGCTCAAAAAGTATATTTATAGCTTCAAGTATTATGCTTAGTATCAATTTGCAAGGATGCGCTCGTTTATTTAAAAAAGACGATAGTCATCCACAACTTTCAGAATATTCTTCTCAGTTTAATTCTGTTGTGATTTTTGGAGATAGTCTTTCTGACACTGGAAATATAGATCTTTTAAGCCGAGCAGCTAAAGACATTCCAGGATCAGGAGTCTCAAAAGCTTACCCAATTTCACCTCCCTATAAGGAAGGTAGGTTTTCTAATGGAGAAATATGGGTCGATAAGTTTTTAAGAGATCTTAAACTATCTCCTCCTTCCTCACACGATTGTTTTTTTAATATAAATATAAACCGAGCATGTAATTTTGCAATAGGAGGTTCATCAACATCTAGCATGCAAAATTCAGAAAATATTCTTTTTAAAAAAATTACTGATTTTTTTAAAAATGATTTTGTAACAAACTATTTAAAAAAATTTCAAATTCTAATGAAAATTGGTGTAAAAGAAATGATAAAAGAATATTTAAAGATTAACAAACCTGATGATTATGCATTAAATCATACTCTATATGTTATTTGGGCAGGTGGAAATGATTACTTACAAAAGGCAGATCCGTCTTTAACAGTAAACAATATTATAGAGAGCATAAAAATTATATCAGACTACTCTCCATCAAATGATAAAAAATATTTTTTGATCCCTAACTTACCTGATCTCGGAAAAACTCCATATGCCATAAAAAGAACAGAAGAAATTGAGATTTTAACTGATAGGTCTTATAAGCATAATTCAATTTTAAATGAACAATTAGAATTCCTCGAAAATCAACCTCAATATAAAGACAAAATAGTTATTATTAAACTTAAAATAGAAAACCTTTTTAAAGAAATAATTTCTTCTCCTGCTTCTTATGGTTTTAAAAAAGTAAATGAAGCATGTTATTCAAAAAACTATTCAGAAAATGATGGAAATATTTGTTCAAAACCTGAAGAATATTTATTTTGGGATGAAATACATCCTAGCACAAGAGCTCATTGCTTAATAGCAAATCTCGCTGAAAAAGCACTTATAGATGCTCAGCTTCTAAAAAATCTTATTATAAACGATAATGAGTGCAATTCAAAAAAAGATAGCTAA
- a CDS encoding hemerythrin domain-containing protein: MNIIKKLIIDHHNVLNIIEQLEKRTEKDDEKTQELVQRLCEEISLHAKSEEKALYKICEKKNVKLRDIVLEGKIEHSLINKVLDKLSSTAPGEDGKFKATLYVLKELLEHHALCDEEEELFPQIKKLFTEMELIEMGELFDDYKKELAEQ, translated from the coding sequence ATGAACATTATAAAAAAATTGATAATTGATCACCATAATGTGTTGAATATTATTGAACAATTAGAAAAAAGGACTGAAAAAGATGATGAAAAAACACAAGAACTGGTTCAAAGGTTATGTGAAGAAATTTCATTGCATGCCAAATCTGAAGAAAAAGCATTATATAAAATTTGCGAGAAAAAAAATGTAAAGCTTAGAGATATAGTTTTAGAAGGTAAAATTGAGCATTCTCTTATAAATAAAGTTTTGGACAAATTATCTTCTACAGCACCTGGGGAAGATGGAAAATTTAAAGCTACTCTTTATGTCTTAAAAGAACTTTTAGAACACCATGCTCTTTGCGATGAAGAAGAAGAACTATTTCCACAAATCAAAAAACTTTTTACGGAGATGGAACTTATTGAGATGGGTGAGCTTTTTGATGATTATAAAAAAGAATTAGCTGAGCAATAA
- a CDS encoding DUF1328 domain-containing protein, protein MLRWALGFLGVSLVAAFCGFYLLAHMYAYAAKIIFIIFLVLSILSFIDSFLERKS, encoded by the coding sequence ATGTTACGCTGGGCACTAGGATTTTTGGGTGTTTCTTTAGTCGCTGCTTTCTGTGGATTTTATTTATTAGCACACATGTATGCTTATGCAGCAAAAATAATATTTATTATATTTCTAGTTTTAAGCATTTTATCATTCATCGATTCCTTCTTAGAAAGAAAAAGTTAA
- a CDS encoding SDR family oxidoreductase — protein sequence MEKSKFHQSYDGKPGKEKEMLPKPIFERPDKLSAKRLEGKIAIITGGDSGIGRATAIAFAKEGADLALLYLNEHEDALFTKKRVEEIGKRCLTLDGDCGNRFFCNEAIRQIIKKYGYIDILVNNCGEQRLHGNFEEISEVEIQKIFRTNIFSYFFMTQASLRFMKEGANIINCASVVAYKGSDDLIDYSATKGAVISFTRSLAKNLAKQKIRVNAVAPGPIWTPLIPSTFTEERLKHFGKDTFLERIGQPCEVAPSFVFLASEDASYMTGQVLHPNGGIPVNS from the coding sequence ATGGAAAAAAGTAAATTCCACCAAAGTTATGATGGAAAGCCTGGAAAAGAAAAGGAAATGCTCCCAAAGCCTATTTTCGAAAGACCCGATAAATTAAGTGCAAAGCGTCTTGAAGGTAAAATTGCCATTATAACAGGTGGTGATAGTGGGATAGGGAGAGCAACAGCCATCGCTTTTGCCAAGGAAGGCGCAGATTTAGCATTACTTTATCTAAATGAGCATGAAGATGCCCTTTTTACAAAAAAACGAGTCGAAGAAATTGGCAAACGATGCCTCACACTAGATGGAGATTGCGGTAATCGTTTTTTTTGTAATGAAGCAATCAGGCAAATTATTAAAAAGTATGGATATATCGATATACTCGTTAATAATTGTGGAGAACAACGTTTACACGGAAATTTTGAAGAAATTTCTGAGGTAGAAATACAAAAAATATTTCGAACAAATATTTTCTCCTATTTTTTTATGACACAAGCTTCATTAAGATTCATGAAAGAAGGTGCCAATATAATTAATTGCGCTTCAGTTGTTGCCTATAAAGGAAGTGATGACCTAATTGATTATTCTGCTACAAAAGGAGCAGTCATTTCGTTTACTCGATCTTTAGCAAAAAACCTTGCCAAACAAAAAATCCGAGTAAATGCAGTTGCTCCTGGACCTATTTGGACTCCATTGATACCTTCTACTTTTACTGAAGAGCGGCTAAAGCATTTTGGAAAAGATACCTTTCTAGAAAGAATAGGACAGCCATGTGAAGTCGCTCCTTCGTTTGTTTTTTTAGCATCAGAAGATGCCTCTTATATGACAGGTCAAGTACTACACCCAAATGGTGGTATTCCCGTTAATTCTTAA